Genomic segment of Mycolicibacterium psychrotolerans:
GGAGGTCGTCGCCGACACCGTCGGCAGCATCGGCGTGCTGATCGCGGGCATCGTCACCGTCACCACCGGATGGCCGTACGCCGACGTCGTCGTCGCCGTGTTCGTCGCGCTGTGGGTGCTGCCGCGGGCGATCTCGCTGGCCCGGGCCGCACTGCGGATCCTGTCGGAGACCTCGCCGAGCCACATCGACGTCGACGAGCTGCGCGCGGCGCTGTGCGCGGTCGAGGGCGTCACCGAGGTGCACGACCTGCACGTGTGGACGCTGGTGCCGGGCAAGGACATGGTCACCGCGCACCTGACCAGCAAGGGCGACTCCGCGAGGGTGCTCGACGACGCGCGCGCGGTGCTCGCCGCGCGCGGCCTCGACCATGCGACCGTCCAGGTCGAGCCGCCCGATGCGGCCGCCGACTGCGAGTGCGAAAGCCAGAACCGGTAGCCCCGCCACGCCTGCCGATCGCTGTGCGCGCGGCGGTCGAGAAGCGGTGAGATCAGGCCAGGCCGAGTTCGGCGCGGGCCGCCGGATCGCAGTCGTCGAGCAGGTCCAGGCAGCGCTGGTACTCCGGAACCTCCCCGATCGCGTCGGCGGCGCGGGCCAGCGCGGCGACGCAGCGCAGGAAGCCGCGGTTGGGCTCATGGCGGTAGGGCACCGGGCCGAAACCCTTCCAGCCATTGCGGCGCAACTGGTCCAGCCCGCGGTGGTAACCGGTCCGGGCGTAGGCGTACGCGGTGATGGCCTGGTCGTCGGCGAGCGCATCCTCGGCCAGCGCCGCCCAGGCGATCGACGCCGACGGGTGCGCCGCGGCCACGATGGCCGGGTTCTCCGCGGCGTCCAACTCGGCTTCGGCCTCCGGGTCACCCGGCAGCAGTGCCGGTTCCGGTCCCAGGAGATCGCCCATCCGAGTCATGGGCACCATTGTGCCGTGCGGGGTTACTCAGTCGTCACCGCGGATGGATAAGCTTCGGCCATAGCGCCGTCAGGGAGGACCGCAGCACTCCGATGTCGAACCCCACAGGCCCGGATCAGCCGGACCAGCCCACCGACTCCGACCACGAGCCCGCCACCGAGGTCTTCGCGCCCGCTGATCCCGCCGAGCAGGATCCGTCGGCGCAGTCCCAGGAGGAGCGCCGCTTCACGGCACCCGGTTTCGACGCGGGTTCCACCCAGATCATCAACCGGCCCACCGAGCCTGCCACCGAGGTGTTCGGCACCGGTGGCCATGCCGAGACAGAGGCCTTCCCGGCGCAGCCCGTTGCGCCGCAGAAGATCCCACCGCGCGGTGACGCGCCGAAGCCGCCCGGCAAGAAGCGCAGCTGGGGCTGGGTGATCGCGATCGTGCTGGTGATCGCCGCGCTGGCCGCCATCGCCATCGTCGGCACGATCCTGCTGACCCGCGGCTCGTCACCGTCGGCGTCGCAGGAGGACCAGGTCCGCGACACGATCCAGAACTTCGACGTCGCCGTGCAGAACGGGGACCTGGCGACGCTGCGCAGCATCACCTGCGGCACCACCCGCGACAGCTACGTCGGCTACAGCGACAAGTCGTGGGAGCAGACCCACGCGCGGGTCGCCGCGGCCAAGCAGTATCCCGTCGTCGCCAGCATCGACCAGGTGGTGATCAACGGCGACCACGCCGAGGCCAACGTGACCACGTTCATGGCCTCCGCACCGCAGACCCGCTCGACGCGCAGCTTCGACCTGCAGTTCCGCGACGACCAGTGGAAGATCTGCCAGGCCCCCAGCAGTTAGCCGGCGGTGACGCTGCGGCCGGCGCTGTGCAGGTCGTTGCACGCCTCGACCACACGCTCGGCCATTCCGGCCT
This window contains:
- a CDS encoding DUF3151 domain-containing protein; the protein is MTRMGDLLGPEPALLPGDPEAEAELDAAENPAIVAAAHPSASIAWAALAEDALADDQAITAYAYARTGYHRGLDQLRRNGWKGFGPVPYRHEPNRGFLRCVAALARAADAIGEVPEYQRCLDLLDDCDPAARAELGLA
- a CDS encoding Rv0361 family membrane protein translates to MSNPTGPDQPDQPTDSDHEPATEVFAPADPAEQDPSAQSQEERRFTAPGFDAGSTQIINRPTEPATEVFGTGGHAETEAFPAQPVAPQKIPPRGDAPKPPGKKRSWGWVIAIVLVIAALAAIAIVGTILLTRGSSPSASQEDQVRDTIQNFDVAVQNGDLATLRSITCGTTRDSYVGYSDKSWEQTHARVAAAKQYPVVASIDQVVINGDHAEANVTTFMASAPQTRSTRSFDLQFRDDQWKICQAPSS